From a single Leptidea sinapis chromosome 19, ilLepSina1.1, whole genome shotgun sequence genomic region:
- the LOC126970011 gene encoding uncharacterized protein LOC126970011, giving the protein MDRKRRLALLLLLRHRRNRRKITRRYWISPFISLRNRDGQFFFLEYRELLLDEKKFYNFFRMSVSSFECLLKSLEPHIRKNYTNMRNPVEPVEMLGITLRYLGSGNSITDLHFKFKRGKSTIAYIIQRVCRAIWTNLLRDNIPELTTESFQTIARGFDVKANFPQCVGAIDGKHIRVCNPANSGSLFFNYKAFFSIVLLAIVDSNYKFVFVDIGAYGKECDSTILQNSKLYELMINNNLPLPQPQPLSGSNIPTPYVFVGDEAFGLSKHIMRPYGGQNLDLQQKVFNYRLSRARRYVECAFGIMANKWRIFHRPIDVSYDFATDIIKACCVLHNFVADRDGFRQRDKFAISVDEFLPIQPVHEEQTAPNVIRQQYATYFMTRGTLPWQLNKV; this is encoded by the exons ATGGATCGGAAAAGACGTCTAGCATTGCTCCTATTACTACGTCACCGCCGAAATCGACGCAAGATCACAAGACGGTACTGGATCAGTCCTTTCATTTCATTAAGAAATCGTGatggacagtttttttttttagaatatcggGAGTTGCTATTAGACGAAaagaagttttataatttttttagaatgaGTGTATCCAGCTTCGAATGTTTATTGAAGTCCTTAGAACCACACATACGAAAAAACTATACTAATATGAGGAATCCAGTGGAACCAGTAGAAATGCTGGGAATCACTTTAag ataccTAGGAAGTGGAAATTCAATAACTGAtttacatttcaaattcaaacggGGAAAATCTACTATTGCATATATAATACAAAGAGTTTGTCGTGCTATATGGACCAATCTTCTTCGAGACAACATCCCTGAACTGACAACTGAAAGTTTCCAAACAATAGCGAGGGGTTTTGATGTAAAGGCAAATTTTCCTCAATGTGTTGGTGCCATCGACGGCAAACATATCCGCGTGTGTAATCCTGCAAATAGTggctcacttttttttaattataaagccTTTTTTTCGATTGTGTTGCTAGCTATTGTGGATTCAAATTACAAATTCGTATTTGTCGACATCGGTGCATACGGAAAAGAATGCGATTCAACCATATTACAAAATTCTAAACTGTACGAGCTAATGATTAACAACAACTTACCACTACCTCAACCCCAGCCACTCTCTGGTAGCAATATACCAACCCCGTATGTATTTGTGGGTGACGAAGCTTTTGGACTGAGCAAACATATTATGCGTCCATATGGCGGTCAAAATCTCGACTTACAACAAAAGGTTTTCAATTACCGTCTAAGCAGAGCCAGAAGATATGTCGAATGCGCTTTTGGGATTATGGCTAACAAATGGCGCATTTTTCACAGACCGATAGACGTGTCCTATGACTTCGCTACTGACATTATAAAAGCATGTTGTgtattacacaattttgtcGCTGATCGAGATGGTTTTAGACAAAGagataaatttgctataagtgttGATGAATTTCTCCCAATACAACCCGTACATGAAGAACAGACAGCACCGAATGTCATAAGACAGCAATATGCGACCTATTTTATGACTAGAGGAACTCTGCCTTGGCAGCTAAATAAGGTATAA